One stretch of Harpia harpyja isolate bHarHar1 chromosome 17, bHarHar1 primary haplotype, whole genome shotgun sequence DNA includes these proteins:
- the AAMDC gene encoding mth938 domain-containing protein, with protein sequence MSSPEIASLSWGQMKVKGCSTTYKDCKVWPGGSRTWDWRETGTNHSPGVQPADLEEVVKKGVKTMVIGRGMSEALQVPPSTVDYLKKNGIDVLVLQTEKAVEEYNALAARGVKVGGVFHSTC encoded by the exons ATGTCTTCCCCTGAAATTGCTTCCCTTTCTTGGGGTCAGATGAAGGTGAAAGGCTGCTCTACAACATATAAGGACTGCAAAGTGTGGCCGGGAGGAAGCCGAACCTGGGATTGGAGAGAAACTGGGACTAAT CATTCTCCAGGAGTGCAACCAGCTGACCTTGAAGAAGTTGTCAAGAAGGGTGTTAAAACTATGGTGATTGGTCGTGGCATGAGTGAGGCTTTGCAG GTTCCGCCATCCACCGTGGACTATCTGAAGAAAAACGGGATTGATGTGTTGGTCTTGCAAACAGAGAAGGCTGTGGAAGAGTACAATGCGCTGGCTGCTCGGGGTGTCAAAGTGGGGGGAGTCTTCCATTCAACCTGCTGA